The stretch of DNA AGCGTCAACTTCGTGACCGCGCACGACGGGTTCACGCTGCTCGACCTGGTGTCGTACAACGACAAGCACAACGAGGCCAACGGTGAGGGAAACCGGGACGGCGAGAGCGCCAACAGGTCATGGAACTGCGGGGCGGAGGGGGACAGCGACGACCCGGCCGTTCTGGAACTGAGGGCCCGCCAGCAGCGCAACTTCCTTGCCACACTGCTGCTTTCGCAGGGCATCCCGATGCTGTGCCACGGCGACGAACTGGGGCGTACCCAGGGTGGCAACAACAACGCCTACTGCCAGGACAACGAGGTCTCCTGGATCGACTGGCGGCTGACCCGCGAGGAGCGGGAACTCGCGGACTTCACGCGATACCTGATCGGCCTGCGCAGCGCCCACCCCGTGCTGCGCCGGCGCCGCTTCTTCCAGGGGAAGACCGCGACCCGCAACGACCAGCCCCTGCCCGACCTGGTGTGGCTGCTGCCGGACGGCCGCGCGATGGCGGAAGAGGACTGGCAGCGCTCCGACGCGCACTCCGTCACGGTCTTCCTCAACGGCGACGCCATCGCCGAACCCGACCGGCAGGGCCGTCCCTTGGTGGACGACTCCTTCCTCCTGCTGTTGAACGGCTACTGGGAACCGGTCGACTTCCGTCTGCCCGGCCGTGCCTACGGCGACCGCTGGACCACCCTCCTCGACACCGCCGAACCCCTGGGCCCCCCGGACGAGGCCGAGCACAAACCGGGCGGCACCCTCCGCGCCGACCCCCGCAGCCTGATCCTCCTGTCCCGGCCGCCGAAAACTCCCCACTGACCACAGCCGGGCGTGCGGGGGTGCCGGTGAGCGGGGCCGGGGCCTTCCGTCCCGTGTGCCGAACCTGGTGGCGGCCGGGGCCTGTCGCCGTGCCGGGGCGGAGCGACGGGTTCCGGAGCACCCGCACGTCCTCCGACCCGTGCCGCGCACGGGATCTCGGCCCCGGGCCGGAACCTCCGTCCGACCGCCCCGACACGCCCCCCGCCGACCCGCACCGGGATCTGCGGCCTACGCCCGCGCTTCGGGTAGCGCGCGGCGGGCTTCGGCGCTGTGCGTGCCGCGATGCCAGTCGGCTACTCCGATGCGCCTGACCGCGCGGCACCGCTTCGATGCTTGCGTCGGCCCGCGGCCTGTGGCCGGTGGTGGGATGGGCTGCCGTTCAGGCCGTGCGGCGGGATGTCACGGTGGATTGGGCGCCGTCCTGGTCGCGGGGCAGGGCTTTGGCGGGGGCCTTGTGCGGGGTGGTTGTCGGTGTGATGCCGGTGGCGTGGGGCGCAGAGCGGGCGTCGGCCTGTGGCCGGTGGTGGGATGGGCCGCCGTTCAGGCCGTGCGGCGGGATGTCACGGTGGATTGGGCGCCGTCCTGGTCGCGGGGCAGGGCTTTGGCGGGGGCCTTGTGCGGGGTCGTTGTCGGTGTGATGCCGGTGGCGTGGGGCGCAGAGCGGGCGTCGGCCTGTGGCCGGTGGTGGGATGGGCCGCCGTTCAGGCTTCGCGGCGGGACGTCACCGTGAACTGGGCGCCGTCCCGGTCGCGGAGTACGGCCTCGTCGGGGCCCTCGCGCAGGACGCTGCCGCCGTGGACCTCGGCGGCGCGGGCGCAGGCGGCCACGTCGGCCACGCGGAAGTGGATCTGCCAGTGCGGGCGGATCGTGGGGTCCGGCGCCGCCTCCAGCGCGCCGGACTCGATGCGTGCCACGACCTCGCCGTGGCTGCGCAGCACCACCTCGTCGCCCTCGTAGCGGACCTCGCAGCAGCCGGGCCGCCGTGAGGCCCAGTCCAGGACCTCGCCGTAGAAGATCGCGGCGTCGAAGGCGTCGCGTGTGTGCAGCCGGATGAAGGCCGGCGCGGCCTTGCGCCAGGTCTCCCAGTCCGTGAAGAGGTCACCCTCCCAGATCCCGAAGGTCGCGCCGTCCCGGTCGGCCAGCAGCGCCGCGCGCCCCGGCGGGAAGGAGATCGGGCCGACCGCGGCCGTACCGCCGCGTTCCTGCACCCGCGCGACAGCCTGGTCGGCGCTGGGCACGGCGAAGTACGGCGTCCAGGCGACCGCCATCTGCCACATCGCGGCCACCGCGCCGATCCCCGCGACCGGGGCACCCTCCGCGAGCGCGATGCGGAAGTGGTCGCCGAGTCTGGCCGGACGCCACTCCCAGCCCAGCACCGCCCGGTAGAACTCCTCCGTGGCCTGGAGGTCCCGGCTGGTCAGGCTCACCCAGCAGGGCGCGCCGCACACCGAGTGCGTGGAGACGACGTCGGGAGAACTGCCGGAAGGTGTCCTGTCGTGGTTCATGTCCCGTCCTGGTCGTGTCAGACCGGTTTGCACCAGCCTGACACCAGTGTCCGACCGGCACGCGGAAGACGCCTGCCGAGTACCCGCGGGACGCCGCCGAAACGGCGCGGGACACGGCAGCCCCGCCCCGCGGGCGAGCCGCGGCGCGGCTCACCCGGCCTCGGCGAGCAGCTCCTCGCGCAGCTGGGCGAAACACCCGCTGAGCAGGCGCGAGACATGCATCTGCGAGATGCCCAGCTGCTGCGCGATCCGGCTCTGCGTCATGCCCCCGAAGAACCTGAGGTACAGGATGGTGCGCTCGCGTTCGGGCAGCGCCTCCAGACAGGGCCTGACCGCCACCCGGTCCACGACCAGGTCGAACCGCGCGTCGGCCTCGCCCAGCCCGTCGCCGAGCGCGTAGCCGTCCGTACCGGGGACCTCCGCCTCCAGCGACAGCGCGGCGAAGCAGTCCAGGGCCTCCATCCCGGTGTGCACGTCGCTCACGCTCAGGTGCGCGTACTCGGCGATCTCGGCCACGGTCGGCGTCCGGCCGGGCGTGGTCTGCGCCAGCTCCTTCGTGGCGCGCCGTACCCGGTTGCGCAGGTCCTGGACCCGGCGCGGCACGTGCAGCGTCCACATGTGGTCGCGGAAGTGCCGCTTGATCTCCCCGGTGACCGTCGGCACGGCGTACGCCTCGAACGCGTAGCCACGCGCCGGGTCGTAGTGGTCGACGGCCTTGACCAGGCCCAGCGCTGCCACCTGGTACAGATCCTCCAGGGCCTCGCCCCGCCCGCGGAACCGTACGGCGATCCGCTCGGCCATGGGCAGCCACACCTGTACCAGCTCGTCCCTCAGCGCCTTGCGCTCGGCGCCGTCGGGCATGCAAGCGAGCCGCTCGAACGCCTCGGCGGTGTCGGGGGCGTCGTCGTGCGGATGGGCCTTCGTTCTGCCGGTGGTACGCATGAGCTGCGCCTCCCTCAGCAGGTGCTGGATGGACGGACACCTTGGGAGGGGCGGGGCTCGGACCGAACGGAGATGAACAACGGGGCCCGGCGCGCCGGCTCCCACGGACGTGCCTCCTGTCCGAAGCACTGGACTCGGGATTCCCGAAGTCGGCGATTTCGAAACTGTTCCGGGAATGCGGTGACGGTATGCGACCGCACGAATCTCAATTGTTGTCCAGAATCCGGAGAATCGCCACCGGAGGAATTGCGTGCATTTCCATGGCGGTGCGAATGCGGACGCGCCCGCCGGTTCCGCGCCGTGCCGGAGCCGCCTCCGCATCCGCCTCCCCGCCGCCTCCGCACCCGCCCGCCGCCGCGCCCGGGGCATCCTTGACCGGCTCTTGGGGTGATTACCTCTGCTACAGAGATAATCTGGTGGACGTGACCCCGGAGACCTTCCCCGAAGAGCTGGCCGACGCCCTCGTCGGCGTCCAGCGGCTGATCCGCCGACGACTGCGCGCCGGGATGACCGTGCCCCGGCTGCGCGGTGCCGAGAACGAGCTGCTGCGTCTGGTCGAGGGCCGCCCCGGCATAGGCGTCTCGGAGGCCGCCAAGGAGCTGCACCTGGCGGGCAACTCCGTCTCGACACTGGTCAACCAGCTCGTCCGGGACGGTCAGTTGATCCGTGAGACGGACCCCGCCGACCGGCGGGCCGCGCGCCTGCTGCTGACGGAGGCAGCCAGGACCCGCCTGCGCGACTGGCGGGAACGCCGCGCGGCCCTCGTACGCCATCAGGTGGACCGGCTCGACCAGACGGACCGGGACGCGCTGCGCGCGGCGGTGCCCGCCCTGCGCAGACTGGCCGAGAACCTGCACGAGGAGGCCGATCGCCCATGACCCGGAACGCTGCCGCCGAGCCGGCCGACGACGCCGTCGCCTGCACCGGACTCGCCTACGCCTTCGGCGACACCAACGCCGTCGACGGCGTGGACCTGTCCGTGCGCCCGGGCGAGGTGTTCGGGCTGCTCGGCCCGAACGGCGCCGGGAAGACCACGGCGATCCGCTGCATCACCACCCTTCTGCCGGTCCCCTCCGGCATGGTCCGCGTCTTCGGCCGCGACGCCGCCTCCGACCGCATGGCGGTACGCCGCCTGCTGGGTTACGTCCCGCAGCAGTTGTCCGCCGACGCCGCCCTCACCGGCCGGGAGAACGTCACCCTGTTCGCCCGCGTCTTCGACGTCCCGCGCCGCGAACGCGCCGAACGGGTCGCCCAGGCGCTGGCCGCGGTCGGTCTGGCCGACGCCGCCGACCGGCTGGCGAACACCTACTCCGGCGGCATGGTCCGCCGCCTCGAACTCGCTCAGGCCCTGGTCAGCTCACCCCGCCTGCTGATCCTCGACGAACCGACGATCGGCCTGGACCCGATCGCCCGCACCGGGGTGTGGGAGCACATCGGCGCGGTCCGCGCCGCCACCGGCATGACGGTCCTGGTGACCACCCACTACATGGACGAGGCCGACACGTACTGCGACCGGGTCGCCCTGATGCACCGCGGCCGCATCCGGGCCCTCGGCACCCCGGCCGAGCTGCGCGACGGACTCGGCGAGCGCCGCCGCGCCCAGGGCGCCCCGGCCACGGACCCGCTGCCCACGCTGGAGGACGTCTTCCGCGACGTGGCCGGCAGCGGCCTCGACGACACCTCAGGAGACTTCCGCGATGTCCGAAGTACCCGCCGCACCGCGCGCCGCGTCGGCTGACGCCGTCAGCGCCGACGACATCGGGCTGCTGCTGCGGCCCCCGCAGCCCCGTGCCGGCTGCTGCCCGCCCGGGTCGTCGCCATGTGCGCGGTGGAGCTGCAGAAGCTCCGCCACGACCGCACCGAGCTGTACACCCGCGCGGTGCAGCCCGCCCTGTGGCTGCTGATCTTCGGTCAGACCTTCACCCGCATCCGGGCGATCCCCACCGGCGGCATCCCGTACATCGACTTCATGGCGCCGGGCATCATCGCCCAGTCCGCCATGTTCATCGCGATCTTCTACGGCATCCAGATCATCTGGGAGCGCGACGCGGGCGTCCTCAACAAGCTCCTGGTCACTCCGACCCCGCGCTCCGCCCTGGTCACCGGCAAGGCGTTCGCGGCCGGGGTGAAGGCGCTGATCCAGGCGATCGTCGTGATCGCCATCGCCGCCCTGCTCGGTGTGGCGCTGACCTGGAACCCGCTGAAGCTGCTGGGCGTCGCCGCGGCCGTCGTCCTCGGCTCGGCGTTCTTCGCCTGCCTGTCGATGACCATCGCCGGCATCGTGCTCAGCCGCGACCGGCTGATGGGCATCGGGCAGGCGATCACGATGCCGCTGTTCTTCGGTTCCAACGCCCTCTACCCGATCGCCGTCATGCCCGGCTGGCTCCAGGCCGTCAGCAAGGCCAACCCGCTCAGCTATCAGGTCGACGCCCTGCGCGGGCTGCTGCTCGGCACCCCCGCGCACCTCGCCACCGACTTCGCCGTCCTCGTGGTGGCCGCCGCGCTCGGCATCACCGCGGCCTCCGCGCTGCTCGGCCGCCTGGCCCGCTGACGACGCCCTGCGGACCGCCGGCCGGGCCGCCCGTCGGAGTGATGTGCGGCACGCCCCGGAGACCGCTTCGAGGGCCCGTCGGCGAATTCCTCCTGCCCACGGCTTGATCAGCGATCAAAGACGGTGAATTCCCCGGCCACGGCGCATTCCGCACATTTGACAGTGCGCTGAGCGCGCGGATAGGAAGCAGCTCTTGGAAGTCGAGAGGTGCATTGTGTACGAGCCGAACGTGGTCGGGGACTGGCAGGAGTACGAGGAGCATGCCGGTCTGCGCGTCCGCGTCCACCGCCTGGAGCGGTCGGAGCCGCCGCGGGGGCGCGACGAGGCCGCCGAGGGTCTGACGTACTTCCGCCTCCGCGTCACCGTGGAGAACCGCGGCACGCGGCGCTTCGGCGTCCACCTGGAGGACGGGCAGATCGACGTGCGGATCGGCCCGGACGGGGACGGCGCGTTCGTCGACTGGCGCAACTCGCAGTTCATCGAGGGCTTCGACGTCTATCCGCTGCGCCGGGTCACGGCGGTGCTGTACGCGGCGGGGCCGGAGGCCGCTCTGTCCCAGATCGACGCGCAGATCCAGCTGCGGGTCGACGAGGAGTGGACCTCGCGCGCGCTGTGGACCGGCTGCGTCGACGGGCACGAGGAGCCCGCCGGGACCGGCACGCCCCCGGCCGGCGGACCCGGCGGGCTGGCGCACCAGATCAGCACCTTCCTGCGCGACCAGGCGGGACCGGGAACCGCGGGCTGATCCCGCCGTACTCCGCCGTACGCCTGCAGCACTCAGCCGCGCCCGCGCCGCACCCCGCCGTACGCTCGGAGCGCCCCCGCCGTACTCCGTCGAGTCCGCGCCGTGCGCCGGTGTGTTTCCGCCGTTGTCGGCTGCCCCGCCGTACCCCCGGAGCGCCTCCGCCGTCCTGGGCCGCCCCGCCGTGCCCCGGTGTGTTTCCGCCGTCCCCTGCCGCGCCCGCGTCGTCAGTGCGGGATGCCGTCGATGATCTCCCGGGCGCCCTGGCGGAGCAGGGCGACGGCGACCGACGTGCCGAGTGTGGCCGCGTCCAGCCGGCCCGCCAACTCGTGGGCGTTCAGCCGGATCTTGCCGTCGGGGGTGAACACACAGGCCCGCAGCGAGAGTTCTCCGGCGCGGTCGACGTGCGCGTACCCGGCGATCGGGCTGTTGCAGTGCCCCTGGAGCACATGCAGGAACATGCGTTCGGCGGTGGCCGCGCGATGGGTGCCGGGGTCGCCGAGCGGGCCGACCGCCTCGATGAGTTCGCTGTCGCCCTCCCGGCACTGGAGGGCGAGGATGCCCGCGCCGATGGGCGGCATCATCGCCTCCGGGGACAGCACCTCGCTGATGACGTCCGCGCGCCCGATGCGCTCCAGGCCCGACGCGGCGAGCAGGAGCGCGTCCGCCTCACCCGCGGCCAGCTTCTCCAGCCGCCGGTTGGCGTTGCCGCGGAACGGCACGCAGTCGAGGTGCGGGTGGCCGGCCGCGAGCTGGGCGACACGGCGGACCGAGGACGTGCCGACGCGGGTGCCGGCCGGGAGCTCGTCCAGGGTGAGCCCGCCGGGGTGGACGAGGGCGTCACGGACGTCGTCCCGCTTCAGGAACGCGGCGAACGTCGTGCCGGCCGGCAGCGGCCGGTCGGCGGGAACGTCCTTCAGACAGTGCACCGCGAGGTCCGCCTCGCCGGCCAGCAGCGCCGCGTCGACCTCCTTGGTGAAGGCGCCCTTGCCCTCGACCGCGGACAGATCGCCCAGCCACGTGTCGCCGGTGGTGCGCACCGGGACCACCTCGGTGCGCACACCGGGGTGCGCGGCGGCCAGTTCGGCGCGGACGCGTTCCACCTGGGCGAGCGCCATGGGGGAGTCGCGGGAGACGATACGGATCAGTTCGGGGACGGACATGCGGGACACCATAGACCTCGCTGCCGGCGACCCGTGCGGTTCAAGACGTTCGGATGCAGGGAAGTTGACGTGCCGTCACATCTCCTGATCGTCGGGCGGGTCCGCCACCGCGGCCTCCTCGGGGGTGAGGTCGGGGCGCAGCCGCAGCCAGGAGGGCTGGCGCAGCATCCCGGCCCGGGTGCGCACGCTGTAGCGGACCTCGCCGACCAGCCGCGGCAGCACCCAGTGCGCCCCGCGCACCGCCGGCACGGGGTCGAAGGGGCACACGTCGGTCGCCAGGGCGGCGAGCAGCGCGGCGAGCTCGGACCGCTCCGCCTCGCTCCAGCCGGTGCCCACACTGCCGACGTAGCGCAGCCGCCCGCCCTTGAACCGGCCCATCAGGACGGCGCCCGGCAGGCCCGTCAGCCGCCCCTTGCCGGGCAGCCAGCCGCCCACGAGGACGTCCTCGCTGCGCATGTTGCGGATCTTGATCCAGGCCCGGGAGCGCACCCCCGGCTCGTACACCGAGTTCAGCCGCTTGCACAGCAGGCCCTCAAGACCGTGCTCGCGGGTGGCGGCCAGGGCCTCGGCGCCGTGGCCGACGACCGCCGAGGGCGTCGACCAGTACGGACCCGTCAGGCCGAGGTCCTCCAGGCGCTCGCGGCGCCGGATGTAGGGGAGGGCGAGCAGCGGGTGCGCGCCCAGGTGCATCACGTCGAACAGGACGAGGTGGACGGGGACCCGGGCGGCCCTGCGCGCTGCCCGGCCGGGGGCGTGGGCCAGTCCCATGCGCCCCTGGAGCAACTGGAAGTTCGCCCGTCCCTGCTCGTCCAGCGCCAGCACCTCCCCGTCCAGGATCGCGGGCGTGGCGCCGAGCACCCGGCCGAGAGGCCTCAGTTCGGGGTAGGCGGCGGTGATGTCCTCACCGGAGCGGGCCCGCAGCAGCAGCCCGCCGTCACCGGGCAGATACGCCACCACGCGCTGGCCGTCCTGCTTCGTCTCGTACGCCCACCGCGCGTCCTGAGCGGCCGGCGGAAGCGGGCCGGGCGTGGCGAGCATGGGCGGGATCAGCGGCAGGGTCACGGCAGAGATGTCGACGAACCGGCATGCCGCCACGCGCGCCGGGCGGCACTTTCCCCTGAAAGGGTCCCCGCGGCGGCCTGTGCGCGGACCCGTCGCGGACGGGGGAGGGGAGGCCCTGTCGCCCGGGGCGGAAAACGCTGTCACGATCGGCGGAGACCGTTACGACGACCATCGGAGCGCGCGGATGACGACGGACACGGGCACAGCGGGCGGGCGCGGGGCCGGCGGGATCGAGGTGAGGCCGATCGCCGGGTACATCGGGGCCGAGGTCACCGGAGTGGATCTGGCCGGAGGGTTCGACGACGCCGTGGCCGCGGAGATCCGTGCGGCGGTGCTGCGCTGGAAGGTGCTGTTCTTCCGCGGGCAGCGGCTGGACCACGCCTCCCACGTGGCCCTCGCCCGCCGCTTCGGCGAGCCGGTGGTCCTGCGGCGGCGCGGCGGCGCGTCACCGCCGGACGTTCCCGAGGTGGAGACCACCGCGGACCGGCTGGAGCTGGGCGGGCGGTTCGGCATGGACCACGAGGAGTGGCTGCGGCGCCGCCGGCACACGCTGCTGCGGGGCTGGCACTGCGACCACGGCGCCCGCGTCGACCCGCCGGCCGCGACCGTCCTGCGCGCCGAGACCGTCCCGCCGTACGGCGGCGACACCACTTGGTCCAACCTGGCCGCCGCCTACGCCGGACTGTCGGAGCCGGTACGCGCCTTCGTCGACGGGCTGCGCGCCGAGCACCGGCTCGGGGTCGGCTACCAGCCGCGGCCCGGGGACGACGCGTACGCCCGTCACCTGATGGACCATCAGATCGCCACGGTGCACCCGCTGGTACGCGTCCATCCCGAGACGGGCGAGCGGCTGCTGTTCGTCAACGGCTACTACGTCGAGCAGATCGAGGGCCTCTCCCGGGCGGAGAGCGCGGCGATCCTGGAGATGCTGCTGGAGCAGGCGGTCCGGCCCGAGTACACGGTCCGGTTCCGCTGGGAGCCGGGCAGCGTGGCCTTCTGGGACAACCGGGCCACCATCCACCTGGCACCCGGCGACAGCGCCCACCTCGGCTTCCCGCGCATCATGCACCGGGTGATGCTCGCCGGTGACGTACCGGTCGGAGTGGACGGCAAGCCGTCCGAGCCGATCACCGGCAGCGAGCCGGGCCGCTGGTGACCGGCCGGGGCGCGGCCGGTACGCCGGCGGTCAGGTCAGGGGGATCGTGACCTCGTCCTCGACGGGCGGTGCCACCTCCTGGGCGCGTCCGCCGGTCGCCGCGAAGCAGCGCAGCCGGACCGCCTCCCCGGTGACGTCCAGACGCAGGAACGACTTGAAGAACGGCGGGCTGTACGTGGCCGAACTCGGCGAGAACAGCTGGGTGTAGAGCTTGCGCACCGGAAGGCGGAAGCGGGCCCGGCGCTCCGGGCGGCGGCCGGCGCCGAGCAGGCTCGCCACCAGGCGGACGCGCCGGGTGACCCGTACCGGCGCGCCCCCGGGGCGGACGGACGGGACGCCGAGCCGCTCGGCGACGACGGCCATCGCCTCGGCCTCGCTGAGCGCGAGGAAGCGGCGCAGCCGCAGCCGGCGGGCGTACACCCTGCTGTAGAAGGCCAGGGAGTCGCCGCGCAGCGGATAGCAGCGGAAGTCCGACTCGGTGACGTTCGCGACGGACACGCGCGGGATGGTGTGGGTGGCGTGCATGAACGCGCCCCCGCCGCCGGAGACGACGTACTGGACGGTGCGGCCGTCCACGTCGACCGGATAGCGCTGGTAGTTGTGGATGTCGCCGCCGATCGCCGCCACATAGCGGTGCGCCGGGTCGCGCACGATGTCGTCGACGGTGCCGCCGCCCTCGATGGGGCAGGGATGGTGCTCGCCGTCCACGTACAGCGGTGATCCGGTGAGGAGGATCTTCGGGCGGGGCCCTCGCGAGACCTCCCGCAGCCAGGCGCCCTGCTCGGCGTCGATCGTGCCGAGCAGGCCGGTGTCGATGCCGACGATCCGCACCGGACCCGCGTCGATCGCCCAGTACGGGCCGGGCTGGAGGGCCTGTTGATCCGGTTGCGACCTCAGCTTCCGGGCCTCGGACAAGCGTTGCTCGTCCGTCGGGCGCGGCCGATGCCACAGCAGCGCACGCCACCAGGCACGGCCGAGCGGGCGGGGCCCCGGCTCGGGCGGCAGCGGCGGGGCGTCGTCGCAGAAGACGCGCATGAACCCGCCGAGGTCCTCGTACCAGTCGTGGTTCCCCGGTATCGCGTAGATCGGCGCCGGATAGTCCTGGTACGGGCGGAAGAACTTGGTGCTGTAGTCGTCGGTGCTCCCGACGGGATAGATCACGTCACTGGTGATCACGGCGAACGACGTGTCCCGACCGGCCTCCAGAAGGCCGGGGACGACGGCGTACTGAGAGTCGTCGCCCGCGCCGGTGTCCCCGATGACGAGGAAGGAGAAGCGGTCCCCCTCCGGTCGCCGTATCACCTTGTCCGCCGGGGCGCCGGCCGCCGTCCGCTGCGCCACCCACCGGTCCCGGGTGCGGCCCGTGGGGTCCCCGAACCAGGAGGCGACCACCCCGTTGCGGGCGGCCCACAGGACGCGCGGGTCGAGCCAGGACAGCTTCCGCACCCTGGCGGGGAGTAACTGCCGGTACGAGCCTGGTTCGGTGGCCGTCCAGCCGGCGCCTTCGACGGTATCGCGTGAGGAGTTGGACACGCGGTGCACCGTAACAATGATCAATGCCCTGCGGACGAGAGGGGTCCGGCGATCGGGTGCCGGACCCCTCCGTGGCCAACTCGCTTGCTAGTCCAGGGGATCGAGGGTGAGGTAGGCCCGCTGCGGATCGCCGTCGTGGACCAGGGACTCCTGGTTGCCGACGTCGTCGAAGGCGAACGCGTAGGCCTTGGAGTCGGCCATCCGGTCATGGATGATCCGCGCGTAGTGGTTGGTCACCGAGTCCTGGTAGAAGTTCGCGGCCGTGGCGTCCGGCTGGTCGGGGTTCACCAGGAGCGTGGACCGGTTGAACGCGGCGCACAGCGTGCGGGAGATGGGACCGCGTACCGCGTCGTTCGGTGCGTCCAGCAGTTTGTGGCAGCCGAAGACGCTGTCGGCGTCCGGCTTCCGGAAGCTGGTGACGACGGCGCCCGACGCGTCGGTGAAGTTCATGACGTCGCCCGAGACCCGGCCGTAGTAGCGGGTGCCGGGCTGGTCCCCGAACGGGGTGACGGTGAGGGTGGTGCCGGCGTACTTCTGCCAGACCCGGTTGACGTAGTCGTCCATCACGCCGCCCGGCAGGGCGCCGTTCTCCATGCCGTGCCCGGGTGAGAGCGCTCGCAGCACGGTGCCGTCGGACCGGGTCCGGATCAGACCGCCCCAGCCGCCGGGCTGCGCGCGCAGGGCGTCGAACACGGCGTGGTAGCCGCCCGGCTTGAGGCGGCCGGTGCTGGCGGTGCTTCCGTCGGCGCGCCGGACACCCACCGAGTACGGCACCGAGAACATGTCCACCTGGGTGCTGTTGAGCCACAGCCCGGCGTCGTTCAGTGTGTACTCGGACCAGTTGAAGAGGATGTCGTGGTTGGGGTCGCTCGGGTTCTGCACGGCGGGCTGGACCAGTCCGCCCGTGGTCAGTCTGAAGTCGAGTTTCTGGCCGTAGGAGAAGTAGATCCGCCCGGAGAACTTGGGGATCCGGATGGTCGCCGACTGTCCGGCGGCCGGCCCGGGGATCGAGGCGTCGGGGGCGGGAGTCGGCGGGTTCCCGCCCGCCGGCCACGGGTGGAAGGCGCCGTTCGCGTCGGCCCAGCCCTGCTGACCGGTCGTCAGGGACGTGCCGATGTCGTAGATGTACAGCTGCTCGCCGCGGGCGGAGTTGTTGGTCACCTCCAGCGGGATCGTGTCGGGCACCGCCGCCTCGGCCGCGGCGGGGGCACCGAATCCGAGCAGCGCGCCGACGAGGGCCGTCGCCCCTGTCACCGCGAGCACCTTGAGTCTGCTGAGCATGCTCCACCTCCGTGGGGGGGTTGGGGGGATACGGAGTTGCTTGGTCCGTACCTGAAGTGAGAGCGCTCTCAGAATCCCGTCCAGGGTGCGTACATGTCAATCAGGCCGTGTTGTGCGACACGTCCGGGGCGCCTCGCGGCGGTGGCGGACGCC from Streptomyces sp. 6-11-2 encodes:
- a CDS encoding VOC family protein, which encodes MNHDRTPSGSSPDVVSTHSVCGAPCWVSLTSRDLQATEEFYRAVLGWEWRPARLGDHFRIALAEGAPVAGIGAVAAMWQMAVAWTPYFAVPSADQAVARVQERGGTAAVGPISFPPGRAALLADRDGATFGIWEGDLFTDWETWRKAAPAFIRLHTRDAFDAAIFYGEVLDWASRRPGCCEVRYEGDEVVLRSHGEVVARIESGALEAAPDPTIRPHWQIHFRVADVAACARAAEVHGGSVLREGPDEAVLRDRDGAQFTVTSRREA
- a CDS encoding SigB/SigF/SigG family RNA polymerase sigma factor codes for the protein MRTTGRTKAHPHDDAPDTAEAFERLACMPDGAERKALRDELVQVWLPMAERIAVRFRGRGEALEDLYQVAALGLVKAVDHYDPARGYAFEAYAVPTVTGEIKRHFRDHMWTLHVPRRVQDLRNRVRRATKELAQTTPGRTPTVAEIAEYAHLSVSDVHTGMEALDCFAALSLEAEVPGTDGYALGDGLGEADARFDLVVDRVAVRPCLEALPERERTILYLRFFGGMTQSRIAQQLGISQMHVSRLLSGCFAQLREELLAEAG
- a CDS encoding MarR family winged helix-turn-helix transcriptional regulator, encoding MTPETFPEELADALVGVQRLIRRRLRAGMTVPRLRGAENELLRLVEGRPGIGVSEAAKELHLAGNSVSTLVNQLVRDGQLIRETDPADRRAARLLLTEAARTRLRDWRERRAALVRHQVDRLDQTDRDALRAAVPALRRLAENLHEEADRP
- a CDS encoding ATP-binding cassette domain-containing protein — encoded protein: MTRNAAAEPADDAVACTGLAYAFGDTNAVDGVDLSVRPGEVFGLLGPNGAGKTTAIRCITTLLPVPSGMVRVFGRDAASDRMAVRRLLGYVPQQLSADAALTGRENVTLFARVFDVPRRERAERVAQALAAVGLADAADRLANTYSGGMVRRLELAQALVSSPRLLILDEPTIGLDPIARTGVWEHIGAVRAATGMTVLVTTHYMDEADTYCDRVALMHRGRIRALGTPAELRDGLGERRRAQGAPATDPLPTLEDVFRDVAGSGLDDTSGDFRDVRSTRRTARRVG
- the hemC gene encoding hydroxymethylbilane synthase gives rise to the protein MSVPELIRIVSRDSPMALAQVERVRAELAAAHPGVRTEVVPVRTTGDTWLGDLSAVEGKGAFTKEVDAALLAGEADLAVHCLKDVPADRPLPAGTTFAAFLKRDDVRDALVHPGGLTLDELPAGTRVGTSSVRRVAQLAAGHPHLDCVPFRGNANRRLEKLAAGEADALLLAASGLERIGRADVISEVLSPEAMMPPIGAGILALQCREGDSELIEAVGPLGDPGTHRAATAERMFLHVLQGHCNSPIAGYAHVDRAGELSLRACVFTPDGKIRLNAHELAGRLDAATLGTSVAVALLRQGAREIIDGIPH
- a CDS encoding ATP-dependent DNA ligase, giving the protein MTLPLIPPMLATPGPLPPAAQDARWAYETKQDGQRVVAYLPGDGGLLLRARSGEDITAAYPELRPLGRVLGATPAILDGEVLALDEQGRANFQLLQGRMGLAHAPGRAARRAARVPVHLVLFDVMHLGAHPLLALPYIRRRERLEDLGLTGPYWSTPSAVVGHGAEALAATREHGLEGLLCKRLNSVYEPGVRSRAWIKIRNMRSEDVLVGGWLPGKGRLTGLPGAVLMGRFKGGRLRYVGSVGTGWSEAERSELAALLAALATDVCPFDPVPAVRGAHWVLPRLVGEVRYSVRTRAGMLRQPSWLRLRPDLTPEEAAVADPPDDQEM
- a CDS encoding TauD/TfdA family dioxygenase → MTTDTGTAGGRGAGGIEVRPIAGYIGAEVTGVDLAGGFDDAVAAEIRAAVLRWKVLFFRGQRLDHASHVALARRFGEPVVLRRRGGASPPDVPEVETTADRLELGGRFGMDHEEWLRRRRHTLLRGWHCDHGARVDPPAATVLRAETVPPYGGDTTWSNLAAAYAGLSEPVRAFVDGLRAEHRLGVGYQPRPGDDAYARHLMDHQIATVHPLVRVHPETGERLLFVNGYYVEQIEGLSRAESAAILEMLLEQAVRPEYTVRFRWEPGSVAFWDNRATIHLAPGDSAHLGFPRIMHRVMLAGDVPVGVDGKPSEPITGSEPGRW
- a CDS encoding metallophosphoesterase; this encodes MSNSSRDTVEGAGWTATEPGSYRQLLPARVRKLSWLDPRVLWAARNGVVASWFGDPTGRTRDRWVAQRTAAGAPADKVIRRPEGDRFSFLVIGDTGAGDDSQYAVVPGLLEAGRDTSFAVITSDVIYPVGSTDDYSTKFFRPYQDYPAPIYAIPGNHDWYEDLGGFMRVFCDDAPPLPPEPGPRPLGRAWWRALLWHRPRPTDEQRLSEARKLRSQPDQQALQPGPYWAIDAGPVRIVGIDTGLLGTIDAEQGAWLREVSRGPRPKILLTGSPLYVDGEHHPCPIEGGGTVDDIVRDPAHRYVAAIGGDIHNYQRYPVDVDGRTVQYVVSGGGGAFMHATHTIPRVSVANVTESDFRCYPLRGDSLAFYSRVYARRLRLRRFLALSEAEAMAVVAERLGVPSVRPGGAPVRVTRRVRLVASLLGAGRRPERRARFRLPVRKLYTQLFSPSSATYSPPFFKSFLRLDVTGEAVRLRCFAATGGRAQEVAPPVEDEVTIPLT